A genomic region of Candidatus Nanoarchaeia archaeon contains the following coding sequences:
- a CDS encoding NAD-dependent epimerase/dehydratase family protein codes for MDKIFLTGGAGFIGYHIVKQLLKRGDSIVIYDAFQNFADPRKSKYAKYLDFRLKDLGNQATIIRGDIRNNGLLVRSLKEHKPNIVVHLAALPIAPVSDKLSEDAMTINLQGTVNVLEAMRESPFVRRFIYASSSMVYGDFQYTPADESHPKAPTGVYGATKKCGELLTRVFSKQLGFDHTIIRPSAVYGPTDANNRVSQLFVDAALEGRPLILHGGGASKLDFSYVEDVAEGFILAMKSEKAANQTFNITAGQGRSIREYAEIVKKHVPEARTEERPADFSSPERGALGISKARSLLGYDPKYSIEIGIKKYIDFIRKIERKEAF; via the coding sequence ATGGACAAAATCTTTTTGACAGGAGGGGCGGGATTTATAGGATATCACATTGTGAAGCAGCTCCTCAAGAGAGGAGACAGCATCGTTATCTATGATGCGTTCCAGAACTTTGCAGACCCGCGCAAGAGCAAATATGCAAAATACCTTGATTTTCGTCTTAAGGATCTGGGAAATCAGGCAACCATTATCCGTGGCGATATCAGAAACAACGGCCTTCTTGTACGCTCGTTGAAAGAACATAAGCCGAACATCGTTGTCCATCTGGCAGCCCTTCCCATAGCTCCCGTATCTGACAAGCTCTCTGAAGACGCAATGACCATCAATCTGCAGGGAACCGTAAATGTCCTTGAGGCGATGCGTGAATCTCCTTTTGTAAGACGATTCATCTATGCATCTTCAAGCATGGTCTATGGGGATTTCCAATACACTCCTGCCGATGAAAGTCACCCGAAAGCCCCCACGGGAGTCTATGGAGCGACAAAAAAATGCGGAGAGCTTCTCACAAGAGTATTCTCAAAACAGCTCGGATTTGATCACACGATTATACGCCCCTCTGCAGTCTATGGGCCAACAGACGCAAATAACCGGGTATCCCAGCTTTTTGTTGACGCAGCACTCGAAGGAAGGCCTCTGATACTCCATGGCGGCGGCGCATCTAAACTCGACTTTTCTTATGTTGAAGATGTCGCTGAAGGGTTCATACTCGCCATGAAATCGGAAAAGGCAGCAAACCAGACATTCAATATCACTGCAGGCCAAGGCAGGAGCATCAGGGAATACGCAGAAATTGTGAAAAAGCACGTTCCTGAAGCAAGGACAGAGGAAAGGCCGGCAGACTTCTCGAGCCCGGAGCGTGGAGCATTGGGCATCTCGAAGGCAAGGAGTCTGTTAGGCTATGATCCAAAATACTCTATCGAAATAGGCATAAAGAAATATATAGATTTTATAAGGAAAATTGAACGAAAAGAAGCTTTTTAA